A window of the Xiashengella succiniciproducens genome harbors these coding sequences:
- a CDS encoding transglutaminase-like domain-containing protein: MDRNKVQALICLLDDPSEEVYSTVEGELLKEEVDIVPDLEKAWESTGDAVYQRRLENLIHTLQFKDLKARMRNWLSVSEDDLLYGVYLVARYQYPELRYEDIDKKVNAIRKDVWLELNDHLTALEKVRIINHILFDVHEFGRNNTNFMAPQNNFISDVLDSRKGNPVSLSVLYSVIAQRSGVPVYGVNLPKNYVMAYLDEGGDLATVNQGEEISVLFYINAINKGAVLGRKEIEYFVKQQKLEPSDSYYLPCSNKDTVQRLLNNLVYSYESNKQNEKVEEIKELLSLFGDISS, encoded by the coding sequence ATGGACAGAAACAAAGTACAGGCATTGATTTGCTTGTTGGATGATCCTAGTGAAGAGGTGTATTCAACCGTCGAGGGCGAGCTGCTCAAAGAGGAGGTTGATATAGTACCCGACCTTGAAAAGGCCTGGGAGAGTACCGGTGACGCTGTATATCAACGTCGTTTGGAAAACCTGATACATACCCTTCAGTTTAAAGACCTCAAAGCCCGCATGCGCAACTGGCTTTCAGTTTCCGAAGATGACCTCCTATACGGTGTTTACCTTGTTGCAAGATATCAGTACCCCGAACTCAGGTACGAGGATATAGACAAGAAAGTCAATGCAATTCGTAAGGATGTATGGCTAGAGCTAAACGACCACCTTACTGCACTTGAAAAGGTTCGCATAATCAACCATATCCTGTTTGATGTCCATGAATTCGGTCGCAATAATACCAATTTCATGGCACCTCAAAACAATTTCATCAGTGACGTCCTTGATTCACGCAAGGGCAATCCGGTGTCATTGTCGGTGCTTTATTCAGTAATAGCACAGCGTTCGGGAGTTCCCGTCTATGGTGTAAATCTTCCCAAAAACTACGTGATGGCATATCTTGATGAAGGGGGAGACCTTGCAACAGTCAACCAGGGAGAAGAGATCTCCGTGCTGTTTTATATTAATGCAATTAATAAGGGAGCTGTTCTCGGTCGCAAGGAAATAGAATACTTCGTTAAGCAGCAAAAGCTGGAGCCGAGTGACTCGTACTATCTGCCCTGTAGCAACAAGGATACTGTACAACGCCTGCTCAACAACCTTGTGTACTCTTACGAAAGCAACAAGCAAAATGAAAAGGTGGAGGAGATTAAAGAGCTGTTGTCTCTCTTTGGTGATATCTCCTCCTGA
- a CDS encoding aminotransferase class I/II-fold pyridoxal phosphate-dependent enzyme, with the protein MDIFDKIHTSMGPLGQYGKEAHGYFMFPKLEGEIHPRMKFRGKEVLTWSLNNYLGLANHPEVRKADADAAKEYGLGYPMGARMMSGHTSKHEELEAQLADFVGKEDAYLLNFGYQGMISIIDTLVNRNDVIVYDSESHACIIDGLRLHMGKRFVFPHNNIENLHKQLQRATELAEKQGGGVLVITEGVFGMAGDLGKLDEIVALKKEFNFRILVDDAHGFGTMGKTGAGTAEHFGVADQIDLIFGTFAKSMASIGAFVAGREDVISYLRYNMRSQIFAKSLPMPLVIGALKRLELVRTQPELRENLWNVVHNLQKGLREQGFDLGHTQSPVTPVYLNGTIPEATELTMDLRENYSIFCSIVVYPVVPKGVIMLRIIPTAVHTLEDVDYTIKAFAEIKEKLAAGKYKADKIASI; encoded by the coding sequence GTGGATATTTTTGATAAGATACACACAAGTATGGGCCCTTTGGGCCAATATGGTAAAGAAGCCCATGGTTATTTCATGTTCCCCAAACTTGAAGGGGAAATTCATCCTAGAATGAAGTTCCGCGGTAAGGAAGTTCTTACCTGGAGTTTGAACAACTACCTTGGATTGGCCAACCATCCTGAAGTGCGCAAGGCTGATGCTGATGCTGCAAAGGAATACGGACTGGGCTATCCTATGGGTGCCAGGATGATGTCAGGACATACCAGCAAGCACGAGGAACTGGAAGCTCAGCTCGCTGATTTTGTCGGAAAGGAAGATGCTTATCTTCTCAACTTCGGTTATCAGGGTATGATTTCAATTATCGACACTCTGGTAAATCGAAATGATGTCATCGTATACGACTCTGAGTCGCATGCTTGTATCATCGACGGTCTGAGGTTGCATATGGGTAAACGCTTCGTTTTCCCACACAATAACATTGAGAACCTACACAAACAGCTACAAAGGGCAACAGAACTAGCAGAAAAACAAGGTGGTGGAGTACTCGTAATCACTGAAGGTGTATTCGGTATGGCCGGTGACCTTGGTAAGCTTGATGAAATCGTAGCCCTCAAGAAGGAATTTAACTTCCGCATTCTGGTTGACGATGCTCACGGTTTTGGTACCATGGGTAAGACCGGTGCCGGTACTGCAGAACACTTCGGCGTTGCTGATCAGATAGACCTTATCTTCGGAACCTTCGCCAAATCAATGGCTAGCATAGGAGCTTTCGTTGCCGGTCGTGAAGATGTAATCAGCTACCTGCGCTATAATATGCGCTCACAGATCTTTGCCAAGTCACTGCCAATGCCATTGGTTATCGGTGCTCTGAAGCGTCTGGAACTGGTTCGCACACAACCTGAACTGCGTGAAAACCTGTGGAATGTAGTACACAACCTGCAAAAGGGTCTGCGCGAACAAGGCTTCGACCTTGGCCACACTCAAAGTCCGGTTACTCCGGTGTACCTCAACGGTACTATTCCAGAGGCTACCGAACTTACTATGGACCTGAGGGAAAACTACAGCATCTTCTGCTCTATTGTTGTTTATCCCGTTGTTCCAAAGGGCGTTATCATGCTTCGTATTATCCCGACAGCAGTTCACACTCTCGAAGACGTGGATTACACTATCAAAGCATTTGCTGAGATTAAGGAAAAGCTTGCTGCCGGTAAGTACAAAGCCGACAAGATCGCAAGCATCTGA
- a CDS encoding MBL fold metallo-hydrolase codes for MKRIVSTLFLSILITTLGMSQIQKSVFQTGEEELEIWHIGHGSLMLQYKGKVIHIDPFSTLTDYTTLPKADLILITHEHADHLDPKAIETIRKEGTDFILTSVCYETVKEGQVIANGENTSWNGIQIEAVPAYNIVHKRPDGKFYHPKGIGNGYVLTVKNLKVYVAGDTEDIPEMKNLKNIDVAFLPMNLPYTMTPEMTANAARMFRPKVLYPYHYGNTDTNKLVELLKDDTAIDVRIR; via the coding sequence ATGAAAAGGATTGTTAGTACACTATTTCTTAGCATTTTAATCACTACCCTTGGAATGTCACAGATTCAAAAATCAGTATTTCAAACTGGTGAGGAGGAGTTGGAGATATGGCATATAGGTCACGGATCTCTGATGCTGCAATATAAGGGCAAAGTTATTCATATTGACCCATTCAGTACCCTGACCGACTACACAACCCTTCCAAAGGCTGACCTTATACTTATAACCCACGAACATGCCGACCACCTTGACCCAAAGGCAATCGAAACAATCAGGAAGGAAGGTACTGATTTCATTCTGACCTCGGTGTGCTACGAAACAGTAAAGGAAGGACAAGTTATAGCTAATGGTGAGAACACATCATGGAATGGCATCCAGATTGAAGCTGTACCTGCATACAACATCGTGCACAAGCGTCCCGACGGTAAGTTCTACCATCCCAAAGGTATTGGCAACGGCTATGTGCTTACTGTTAAGAACTTAAAGGTGTATGTTGCAGGCGATACAGAGGACATACCCGAGATGAAGAATCTTAAAAACATAGATGTGGCCTTCCTTCCAATGAATCTGCCCTACACCATGACTCCGGAGATGACTGCAAATGCAGCACGTATGTTCCGACCCAAAGTATTGTATCCCTATCACTATGGCAATACAGATACCAACAAACTCGTTGAGTTGCTGAAGGATGATACCGCAATAGATGTAAGAATCAGATAA